A segment of the Thermus thermamylovorans genome:
GGTGGGCCCCCATGGCCCTAGGGAACGTAGGGCGCCCCTGCGCCCGCTCCGGTGGACTCGCGCTCGATCAGGATGGGCTCGAACCGGACCTCGCGGGGAGGGCCGGTGTAGCCTTGCATCCGGTCCAGGAGGAGCTGGGCCGCCTTGGCCCCCATGGCCTCCACCGGCTGGGCGATGGTGGAAAGCCCCACCTCCTCGGCGAAGGGGTGGCCGTCAAAACCCAGCACCCGCACCTCCCGCCCCACGGTCAGGCCCAGGCGCCCCGCCTCCTCCAGGACCCCCAGGGCCACCAGGTCGGCCCCGGCGAAGACGTTGAGGGGGGGAGAGGTTCTCTCCAGAAAGTACCGCAGGGCCAGCCTCCCCCCTTCCTGGGAGAGCCTCGTGGTGTACAGGTGCTCCGGAGGGAAAGGGCGCCCCGCCGTCGCCAGGGCCTCGGCGAAACCCGCCATCCGTTCGGCAAAGACCGTGTGCCGGAAGGCGCGGTCGGGCTCCTCCTCCACCTTGATGGCGAAGATGGCCCCGGGAAAGCGGGCTAGGCACTCCCCCGCCAGGCGGCCGCCCAGGGAGTTGTCCAGGTACACCGAGTCGTACCGGGGGTTTCTGGCGTCCACCAGCACCACGGGGCGGTCCGTGGGCAAGCGTCCCCCGTCGAAGTGCTCCGTGAGGTCGTAGGAGGCCAGGATGAGCCCGTCGGTGAGGTAGGCCAGGGTGGTGCTCTCCAGGTAGCGCCGGAGGCGGTTCTGGGAGAGGATGGGGAAGAGGGCCAGGTCGTAGCGCTTCTCCAGGAGCACGCCCTCTAGGCCCTCGATGAGCCTGCGGTAGAACTCCGTGGCCACGAAGGGGAGGAGGATGGAGACCGTGTAGCTCCGGCCCCCGGCGATGCGCCGGGCGTGGGGGTTGGGGGTGTAGCCCAGCTCCTCCATGGCCCGGAGAACCCGGGCCCGGGTTTCCGGGCGCACCGCCTTGTGGTTGTTGAGCACCCGGCTCACCGTGCCCAGGCCCACCCCGGCCCGGGTGGCCACTTCGTGGATGGTAGGTCTTTTCCTTTTCATGGTGGGATCGGGGCAAAGAGGGAGCGCGCCCGTGGAAACTTCCACCCTCAGGATAGGGCAGGGAGGCCCTTCCTGCAAGAATGGGGCCGTGGGCTACCTGGTCCTGGCTTACCTCCTGGGCTCCTTGGTGGCGGGGCTCCTCCTCTTCCCGGAGGTGCGGGGGCGGGATCTCCCCGGGGGCTCGGGGGTCTTCCGGCGCAAGGGGCCTCTGGCCTCGGCCCTGGTGGTCCTCTTCGACCTGGGCAAGGGGGCCCTGGCCGCCTCTCTCACCCCCCTGGAGTGGCGGCCCCTGGCGGGGGCGGCGGTGGTGGCGGGGCACAACTGGCCCCTCTTTTTCCGCTTCCGGGGGGGCGGGGGCATCGCCCCTTCCCTGGGCTTCTTCCTGGTCTGGTTTCCGGGGGAGACCCTGGCGGCGGCCGGGGTGGGGCTCTGGGTGGCGGGGCTCTACCACGCCCTCTACTGGCGCTTGCGCCGGCGGGGCATCTACCCCATTCCCTTCGGCGCCGCCTTCGGCTACCTGGCCTTCCTCCTCCTGGTCCCCGAGGGGGGGCGGCTGGGGGCGGCCCTGGTGGCGGCCTTGGTGGCCTTGAGGGGCGTGCAGATTCTCCGGGGAAGGTGGTAGCCTTGGGGCATGAAGATCCTGCGCTTTGGCGGAGGCCGCTGGGGGATCCTGGAGGGGGAGACGGTGGTGGAGACGGACGGCCCCGGGGGCAACCCCACGGGGAGGCGTTACGACCTGGCAGCGGTGCGCCTCCTGGTGCCCGCTACCCCCAGCAAGATCGTGTGCGTGGGGCGGAACTACCGGGAGCAC
Coding sequences within it:
- a CDS encoding substrate-binding domain-containing protein; translated protein: MKRKRPTIHEVATRAGVGLGTVSRVLNNHKAVRPETRARVLRAMEELGYTPNPHARRIAGGRSYTVSILLPFVATEFYRRLIEGLEGVLLEKRYDLALFPILSQNRLRRYLESTTLAYLTDGLILASYDLTEHFDGGRLPTDRPVVLVDARNPRYDSVYLDNSLGGRLAGECLARFPGAIFAIKVEEEPDRAFRHTVFAERMAGFAEALATAGRPFPPEHLYTTRLSQEGGRLALRYFLERTSPPLNVFAGADLVALGVLEEAGRLGLTVGREVRVLGFDGHPFAEEVGLSTIAQPVEAMGAKAAQLLLDRMQGYTGPPREVRFEPILIERESTGAGAGAPYVP
- a CDS encoding glycerol-3-phosphate acyltransferase, which encodes MGYLVLAYLLGSLVAGLLLFPEVRGRDLPGGSGVFRRKGPLASALVVLFDLGKGALAASLTPLEWRPLAGAAVVAGHNWPLFFRFRGGGGIAPSLGFFLVWFPGETLAAAGVGLWVAGLYHALYWRLRRRGIYPIPFGAAFGYLAFLLLVPEGGRLGAALVAALVALRGVQILRGRW